Proteins found in one Maridesulfovibrio sp. genomic segment:
- a CDS encoding IMP cyclohydrolase produces MDMLPVKRGILSVTDKSGLAEFAAELTGFGVELISTGGTRKMLLDSGLDVKSVSDVTGFPEIMGGRVKTLHPSVHGGILADKDNPEHLATLAEHGIETIDMVCVNLYNFAKAVSEGQDLRNAVEQIDIGGPTMLRASAKNFHSVLVVPSPVHYPRILEDMKKNDGKVSLALRKDLAAETFALVSEYDSMIAKYLADHDA; encoded by the coding sequence ATGGATATGTTGCCTGTAAAGCGCGGAATACTCAGTGTAACTGATAAGTCCGGGCTTGCTGAATTTGCGGCTGAGTTGACTGGCTTCGGTGTGGAATTAATCAGCACCGGTGGTACAAGAAAAATGCTTCTTGATTCCGGTCTTGATGTTAAATCCGTTAGTGATGTTACCGGTTTTCCTGAAATTATGGGCGGCCGTGTGAAGACCCTGCACCCCAGTGTTCATGGCGGAATCCTTGCGGATAAAGATAACCCGGAACATCTGGCAACTCTTGCAGAGCACGGCATCGAGACCATCGATATGGTCTGTGTTAACCTGTATAATTTTGCCAAGGCTGTTAGCGAAGGGCAGGATCTGAGAAACGCTGTCGAACAGATCGATATCGGCGGCCCCACTATGCTTCGCGCTTCAGCGAAAAATTTTCATTCCGTACTGGTTGTACCCAGTCCGGTACATTATCCCCGTATTCTTGAAGATATGAAAAAGAATGACGGAAAAGTATCTCTCGCACTCAGAAAGGATCTGGCTGCGGAAACTTTTGCGCTTGTCTCTGAATACGATTCCATGATCGCCAAATATCTGGCGGATCACGACGCTTAG